In Ardenticatenales bacterium, a single genomic region encodes these proteins:
- a CDS encoding amino acid adenylation domain-containing protein, which yields MAPLSFAQARLWFLFEWEPDSPAYNESHGIQIKGRLVFAALEQAFLEMARRHEILRTRYAVVDDEPVQIIAPSIDWSLSQVDLSGLAEEKRDEELRKLAKIEAECPIDLRRDLPWRAVLIRLAADEHITVFTQHHISCDGWSITIRQNELTALYQAFAAGNPSPLPALPIQYGDFAYWQQQRLLGQSPDKLLAYWRQKLADATLLQLPVDRPRHPTPYAKGVMRSRALPANFTSSLQLLAQQEKVTGFIVGLATFKVLLGRYANQHDIIIGSITTNRERPELEKLIGFFVDTIILRTDLSGNPPFRELLHRVQEVVLSAQTHKDLPVDHIIAALHPRRDVMNRNPFFQVLFAWQDWQEMFPDTEGYHGTSIASLGRTATDTTKFDLTLSMEKNNGVIECSWEYNTDLYEDETIVRLAAQFETLLGAALADPDQPIGYLPLLTPDTEAQILRAWNPPPTPRPAFHSVHARFAAQAAATPDAIAIAYQDTCLSYAALEQRANQLARYLRQQGVGAETVVGICLERTPELLVALLATLKAGGAYLPLDPLYPASRREFMLRDAGAAVLLTHSQLLAQPPAFDGHTLCLDACADRLAQQETTPPRVAIHPQQNAYIIYTSGSTGLPKGVAISNGALADYTTTAIENFQVTATDRVLQFASISFDTAAEEIYPCLASGATLLLRTDDMLGPAAHFLRICRQQAITFLDLPTAYWHELTRGMVAETLLWPETVRLVIIGGERALPERWRQWRTLVSPQVQLVNTYGPTEGTIVAISDNLSQREADHEYEVPLGRPIPHVQAYILDPYLHPTPVGIPGELHIAGAGLARGYLRHPSLTAARFIPHPYSDRPGARLYKTGDLARYRPDGTIEFVGRGDNQVKIRGFRVEPGEIETVLGKHPAVAQGIILTQDIEKDPDNKLLVAYVVLKDEAKNTPISDLRQFLRQNLPDYMVPALFVSLEAFPLTVSGKVDRQALPKPEGERPDLAEAYAPPRTITEESLAAIWADVLQVQQVGVHDNFFDLGGHSLLAVQIVSRVRKVFQVELPLPQLFNTPTIADLSAFIDDALRLEQGLSLAPIVSVPRNGRLPLSFAQQRLWFLEQWDPDSAAYNMSEMTRTRGALYPEALSAAILEIVRRHEVMRTIYEVVDGEPFQVVEPVPAWSLPLIDLADLSERAREAEMMRLASAQAQRPFHLQREQPWRAVLIRLAADEHVTVFTQHHISCDGWSIQLRKNELTSLYEALAIGDPSSLPALPIQYADFAHWQRERLQGEALERLQDYWRQKLANFTPLQLPTDRPHPPVQTDNGATRTVRLSPSLNAGLDALCRQESVTGFMISMAVLKILLSRMTGQTDITVGSSFANRDRPELEKLIGFFVDTIVLRTDLSGNPTFRALLQRTRQVVLEAHLHKDLPVEHIIASLQTRRDMSRNVLVQFLFEWQDWRHMAATEGTADTTAEDDVVGVSTNAAKFDLALFAEAQNAGIICSWEYNTDLYEDETIVRLAAQFETLLGAALADPDQPIGYLPLLTPDTEAQILRAWNPPPTPRPAFHSVHARFAAQAAATPDAIAIAYQDTCLSYAALEQRANQLARYLRQQGVGAETVVGICLERTPELLVALLATLKAGGAYLPLDPLYPASRREFMLRDAGAAVLLTHSQLLAQPPAFDGHTLCLDACADRLAQQETTPPRVAIHPQQNAYIIYTSGSTGLPKGVAISNGALADYTTTAIENFQVTATDRVLQFASISFDTAAEEIYPCLASGATLLLRTDDMLGPAAHFLRICRQQAITFLDLPTAYWHELTRGMVAETLLWPETVRLVIIGGERALPERWRQWRTLVSPQVQLVNTYGPTEGTIVAISDNLSQREADHEYEVPLGRPIPHVQAYILDPYLHPTPVGIPGELHIAGAGLARGYLRHPSLTAARFIPHPYSDRPGARLYKTGDLARYRPDGTIEFVGRGDNQVKIRGFRIEPGEIEARLTEHPQVGQAAVIAREDTPGNSYLTAYVVGIEDHALNVNEIRAFLQEKLPDYMIPTSIVMLEAMPLTTSGKLDRRMLPTPERVRPELDGGYVAPRTLSEEMLTELWAETLGIEQPGIYDNFFELGGHSMLVIQLMAKVQDVFQVELSLRLFFEQPTIAELALALDEILLTEIEGLSEEEVMALLEDEEALSTGGKYAEGT from the coding sequence ATGGCACCGCTATCGTTTGCTCAGGCGCGCCTATGGTTCCTCTTTGAATGGGAACCAGATAGCCCCGCCTACAATGAGTCACACGGTATTCAGATCAAGGGGCGGCTTGTGTTCGCTGCCCTTGAGCAGGCGTTTTTGGAAATGGCTCGCCGACACGAGATTTTACGCACACGCTACGCGGTCGTCGATGACGAGCCGGTACAGATCATTGCCCCATCAATTGACTGGTCACTATCGCAGGTTGACCTAAGTGGGCTGGCAGAAGAAAAGCGCGATGAAGAGTTGCGGAAATTAGCCAAAATAGAAGCGGAATGCCCTATTGACTTGCGGCGCGATTTGCCGTGGCGGGCGGTACTCATCCGCCTGGCGGCAGATGAGCACATTACCGTTTTCACGCAGCATCACATCTCTTGCGATGGGTGGTCTATTACCATACGGCAAAACGAGCTAACGGCGCTTTACCAGGCTTTCGCTGCCGGCAATCCCTCCCCGCTGCCGGCATTACCTATCCAATATGGTGATTTTGCGTACTGGCAACAACAACGACTGCTCGGCCAGTCACCAGACAAATTGCTGGCTTATTGGCGACAAAAACTGGCGGATGCAACTCTGCTGCAACTGCCCGTTGACCGGCCCCGACACCCGACACCCTATGCCAAAGGCGTGATGCGTTCCCGGGCACTGCCGGCAAATTTCACATCATCCTTACAGCTTCTGGCGCAACAAGAAAAAGTCACCGGATTCATCGTTGGCCTGGCCACCTTCAAAGTATTGTTAGGACGGTATGCCAACCAGCACGACATTATCATTGGTTCCATTACCACCAACCGGGAACGACCTGAATTAGAGAAGCTAATTGGATTCTTTGTTGACACCATTATCTTACGCACCGATCTGTCCGGCAATCCGCCCTTTCGAGAATTGCTGCACCGCGTTCAAGAAGTTGTACTCTCCGCTCAAACACACAAAGACCTGCCGGTTGATCACATTATTGCGGCACTTCACCCGCGGCGAGACGTCATGAACCGTAATCCATTCTTCCAGGTTTTATTCGCCTGGCAAGATTGGCAAGAGATGTTCCCAGATACAGAAGGCTACCACGGCACCTCTATTGCCAGCCTGGGGCGCACCGCCACAGATACGACTAAATTTGATCTGACGCTGTCAATGGAAAAAAACAACGGGGTCATTGAATGCTCCTGGGAATACAACACAGACCTCTACGAAGACGAAACCATCGTCAGGCTGGCCGCGCAGTTTGAAACGCTGCTCGGCGCGGCGCTGGCCGACCCCGACCAACCCATCGGGTATCTGCCCCTGCTAACGCCCGATACAGAAGCCCAAATCCTCCGTGCCTGGAATCCTCCCCCCACCCCACGACCAGCCTTCCACAGCGTCCACGCCCGCTTCGCCGCTCAAGCGGCGGCCACCCCAGACGCCATCGCCATCGCCTATCAAGACACCTGCCTCAGCTACGCCGCTTTGGAACAACGCGCCAACCAACTGGCTCGCTACCTGCGCCAGCAAGGCGTCGGCGCGGAAACGGTCGTCGGCATTTGCCTGGAACGCACCCCGGAACTGCTGGTCGCTCTCCTGGCGACCCTGAAAGCGGGCGGCGCGTACCTGCCATTAGACCCGCTCTACCCCGCCAGCCGCCGCGAATTCATGCTGCGCGATGCCGGCGCAGCCGTGCTGCTCACCCACAGCCAACTGCTGGCGCAACCCCCCGCCTTCGACGGACACACCCTCTGCCTGGACGCCTGCGCCGACCGGCTGGCGCAACAAGAGACAACCCCTCCCCGCGTCGCTATCCACCCCCAGCAGAACGCCTACATCATCTACACCTCTGGCTCCACCGGCCTGCCCAAAGGCGTGGCCATCTCCAACGGCGCGCTGGCGGATTACACCACCACCGCCATCGAAAACTTCCAGGTGACGGCCACGGACCGCGTACTCCAGTTTGCCTCCATCAGCTTTGACACCGCCGCCGAAGAAATCTACCCCTGCCTCGCCTCTGGCGCGACCCTGCTGCTACGTACCGATGATATGCTCGGCCCAGCCGCTCACTTCTTGCGCATCTGCCGGCAGCAGGCCATTACCTTCCTCGACCTGCCCACTGCCTACTGGCACGAATTGACTCGGGGCATGGTGGCCGAAACCCTCCTCTGGCCAGAAACGGTCCGCCTGGTCATTATTGGCGGGGAACGGGCACTGCCGGAACGGTGGCGGCAATGGCGCACGTTGGTCAGCCCCCAGGTCCAGTTGGTCAACACCTATGGCCCAACCGAAGGCACCATCGTGGCTATCAGCGACAATCTGAGCCAACGCGAAGCCGACCACGAGTACGAAGTCCCGCTCGGTCGCCCTATTCCCCATGTGCAGGCTTACATTCTCGACCCTTACTTGCACCCCACGCCGGTGGGCATTCCGGGCGAATTGCACATTGCCGGCGCCGGACTGGCGCGGGGGTATTTGCGCCACCCCAGCCTGACCGCCGCCCGTTTCATCCCCCATCCTTACAGCGACCGCCCGGGGGCGCGCCTGTACAAAACGGGCGACCTGGCTCGCTATCGACCAGATGGCACCATTGAGTTCGTGGGGCGGGGGGACAACCAGGTGAAGATTCGCGGCTTCCGCGTCGAACCCGGTGAAATTGAGACTGTTTTAGGAAAACATCCCGCTGTAGCTCAAGGCATCATCCTGACTCAAGATATAGAAAAGGACCCGGACAATAAACTACTGGTTGCCTACGTCGTACTCAAAGATGAAGCGAAAAACACGCCGATCAGCGACCTGCGCCAGTTCCTGCGGCAGAACCTGCCAGATTACATGGTTCCCGCGTTATTTGTTTCGTTGGAAGCCTTTCCTCTGACAGTAAGCGGCAAAGTAGATCGTCAGGCGTTGCCCAAACCAGAAGGAGAGAGGCCAGACTTGGCGGAAGCATATGCCCCGCCGCGAACGATCACCGAGGAGTCTTTGGCGGCCATCTGGGCGGATGTTTTGCAAGTGCAGCAAGTCGGCGTCCACGACAACTTCTTTGATTTGGGCGGCCATTCCCTGCTGGCTGTACAAATTGTGTCACGAGTGCGCAAAGTGTTCCAGGTGGAACTGCCGCTGCCGCAGTTGTTCAATACGCCGACGATTGCTGATTTGTCCGCTTTTATTGATGACGCCCTGCGCCTGGAACAGGGGCTATCGCTGGCCCCGATTGTATCCGTGCCGCGCAATGGCCGTCTGCCCCTTTCTTTTGCGCAACAGCGGCTCTGGTTCCTGGAACAATGGGATCCTGATAGCGCGGCTTACAATATGTCGGAAATGACTCGCACCAGAGGGGCGCTGTATCCTGAGGCGTTGTCAGCGGCCATTCTGGAGATTGTGCGCCGCCATGAAGTAATGCGCACGATATATGAAGTTGTTGATGGGGAACCTTTCCAGGTCGTAGAACCTGTGCCGGCATGGTCATTACCCCTGATCGATCTGGCCGACCTGTCTGAAAGAGCGCGCGAAGCCGAAATGATGCGGCTGGCATCCGCCCAGGCCCAACGCCCCTTTCATTTACAGCGGGAACAGCCCTGGCGGGCAGTCCTCATTCGTCTGGCGGCAGACGAGCACGTTACCGTTTTCACGCAACATCATATCTCTTGCGATGGCTGGTCCATTCAACTACGCAAGAATGAGTTGACATCCCTCTATGAGGCATTGGCGATCGGCGATCCCTCGTCGCTGCCGGCATTGCCTATCCAGTATGCTGATTTTGCTCACTGGCAGCGGGAACGGTTGCAGGGAGAGGCGCTAGAACGTTTGCAAGACTATTGGCGACAAAAGTTAGCGAATTTTACGCCACTGCAACTACCAACCGACCGGCCACATCCCCCTGTCCAAACCGATAACGGAGCAACGCGGACTGTCAGGTTGTCTCCTTCATTGAACGCGGGATTGGATGCGCTTTGCCGGCAAGAATCGGTAACCGGTTTCATGATCAGCATGGCCGTACTCAAAATACTGCTGTCGCGTATGACCGGGCAGACAGACATTACAGTCGGGTCTTCTTTCGCCAATCGAGATCGACCTGAGCTAGAAAAGTTGATTGGCTTCTTTGTGGACACCATTGTGCTGCGCACGGACCTGTCTGGTAACCCAACGTTTCGCGCGTTATTGCAGCGCACGCGCCAGGTCGTCTTAGAGGCACACTTGCACAAAGACCTACCTGTTGAGCATATTATCGCCAGTCTACAAACGCGGCGCGATATGAGCCGTAACGTGTTGGTCCAGTTCTTGTTTGAATGGCAGGATTGGCGGCACATGGCGGCAACAGAGGGTACGGCAGACACAACAGCAGAGGATGATGTGGTTGGCGTCTCGACCAATGCCGCCAAATTTGACCTGGCGCTGTTTGCTGAAGCGCAGAATGCCGGCATCATTTGCTCTTGGGAATACAACACAGACCTCTACGAAGACGAAACCATCGTCAGGTTGGCCGCGCAGTTTGAAACACTGCTCGGCGCGGCGCTGGCCGACCCCGACCAACCCATCGGGTATCTGCCCCTGCTAACGCCCGATACAGAAGCCCAAATCCTCCGTGCCTGGAATCCTCCCCCCACCCCACGACCAGCCTTCCACAGCGTCCACGCCCGCTTCGCCGCTCAAGCGGCGGCCACCCCAGACGCCATCGCCATCGCCTATCAAGACACCTGTCTCAGCTACGCCGCTTTGGAACAACGCGCCAACCAACTGGCTCGCTACCTGCGCCAGCAAGGCGTCGGCGCGGAAACGGTCGTCGGCATTTGCCTGGAACGCACCCCGGAACTGCTGGTCGCTCTCCTGGCGACCCTGAAAGCGGGCGGCGCGTACCTGCCATTAGACCCGCTCTACCCCGCCAGCCGCCGCGAATTCATGCTGCGCGATGCCGGCGCAGCCGTGCTGCTCACCCACAGCCAACTGCTGGCGCAACCCCCCGCCTTCGACGGACACACCCTCTGCCTGGACGCCTGCGCCGACCGGCTGGCGCAACAAGAGACAACCCCTCCCCGCGTCGCTATCCACCCCCAGCAGAACGCCTACATCATCTACACCTCTGGCTCCACCGGCCTGCCCAAAGGCGTGGCCATCTCCAACGGCGCGCTGGCGGATTACACCACCACCGCCATCGAAAACTTCCAGGTGACGGCCACGGACCGCGTACTCCAGTTTGCCTCCATCAGCTTTGACACCGCCGCCGAAGAAATCTACCCCTGCCTCGCCTCTGGCGCGACCCTGCTGCTACGTACCGATGATATGCTCGGCCCAGCCGCTCACTTCTTGCGCATCTGCCGGCAGCAGGCCATTACCTTCCTCGACCTGCCCACTGCCTACTGGCACGAATTGACTCGGGGCATGGTGGCCGAAACCCTCCTCTGGCCAGAAACGGTCCGCCTGGTCATTATTGGCGGGGAACGGGCACTGCCGGAACGGTGGCGGCAATGGCGCACGTTGGTCAGCCCCCAGGTCCAGTTGGTCAACACCTATGGCCCAACCGAAGGCACCATCGTGGCTATCAGCGACAATCTGAGCCAACGCGAAGCCGACCACGAGTACGAAGTCCCGCTCGGTCGCCCTATTCCCCATGTGCAGGCTTACATTCTCGACCCTTACTTGCACCCCACGCCGGTGGGCATTCCGGGCGAATTGCACATTGCCGGCGCCGGACTGGCGCGGGGGTATTTGCGCCACCCCAGCCTGACCGCCGCCCGTTTCATCCCCCATCCTTACAGCGACCGCCCGGGGGCGCGCCTGTACAAAACGGGCGACCTGGCTCGCTATCGACCAGATGGCACCATTGAGTTCGTGGGGCGGGGGGACAACCAGGTGAAGATTCGCGGCTTCCGCATCGAACCCGGTGAAATTGAGGCCAGATTAACGGAGCACCCCCAAGTAGGACAGGCAGCCGTTATCGCGCGCGAGGATACCCCCGGAAACAGTTATCTCACAGCCTATGTTGTGGGCATTGAAGACCATGCGCTGAACGTTAATGAGATTCGGGCTTTTCTGCAAGAGAAATTGCCCGATTACATGATTCCTACCTCCATAGTCATGCTCGAAGCAATGCCTTTGACGACTAGTGGGAAACTTGACCGCCGGATGCTGCCGACGCCGGAGCGAGTGCGTCCTGAATTGGATGGGGGATATGTGGCACCGCGCACGCTTTCCGAGGAAATGCTGACGGAATTGTGGGCGGAAACGTTGGGAATTGAACAGCCGGGCATCTATGACAATTTCTTTGAACTGGGCGGCCATTCCATGCTGGTCATCCAGCTGATGGCCAAAGTTCAGGATGTTTTTCAGGTCGAACTATCCCTGCGCCTTTTCTTCGAGCAACCCACGATTGCCGAGTTGGCCCTGGCTCTGGATGAAATCCTGCTGACGGAGATTGAAGGGTTGTCTGAAGAGGAAGTCATGGCTCTGCTGGAGGACGAAGAAGCCCTCTCCACAGGTGGTAAATATGCTGAAGGCACATGA
- a CDS encoding thioesterase, translating into MMTEATKKTDKWFLIPRPNPNCKLRLFCFPYAGAGATVFREWSKYLPGDIEICAVQPPGRESRVREAPYTQVEPLVASLLETMPARLDKPFAFFGHSLGALVAFVLTRELRRKHNILPKHLFVSARSAPQSSRRESPFYALPDAAFLEKVRQLGGMDASILENAELMELITPILRADFQMNETYTYVTEHPLACPISAFRGAKDDLMTYDEVAAWSEQTTGKFRLRTLPGGHFFINGEQNAFWQVLAYDLEQISRQV; encoded by the coding sequence ATGATGACAGAAGCAACAAAAAAAACAGACAAATGGTTTTTGATTCCCCGTCCTAATCCGAACTGCAAACTGCGCCTGTTTTGTTTTCCTTATGCCGGCGCTGGAGCGACAGTTTTCCGTGAATGGTCGAAGTATCTGCCCGGCGACATAGAGATTTGCGCCGTGCAGCCGCCGGGACGGGAGTCTCGTGTCCGAGAAGCGCCTTATACTCAGGTGGAACCCCTGGTGGCAAGCTTGCTGGAGACAATGCCGGCACGACTAGACAAACCTTTTGCTTTTTTCGGGCACAGCCTGGGGGCTTTGGTTGCTTTCGTCCTGACACGAGAATTGCGTCGGAAACACAACATCCTGCCAAAACACCTTTTCGTATCCGCGCGTAGCGCCCCCCAATCATCCAGGCGCGAAAGCCCTTTTTACGCTTTGCCAGATGCCGCATTCTTAGAAAAGGTGCGGCAACTCGGCGGTATGGATGCGAGCATTCTGGAAAACGCCGAATTGATGGAACTGATCACGCCTATCTTGCGTGCAGATTTCCAGATGAACGAGACCTACACCTATGTGACGGAACATCCACTGGCCTGCCCGATCTCTGCCTTCCGCGGGGCCAAAGACGATTTAATGACCTATGACGAAGTAGCGGCCTGGAGCGAACAAACAACGGGCAAGTTTCGACTGCGAACGCTCCCTGGCGGCCATTTTTTCATTAACGGTGAGCAGAATGCCTTTTGGCAGGTCCTGGCTTACGACCTGGAGCAAATTTCGCGCCAGGTTTAG
- a CDS encoding HAD-IIIC family phosphatase — translation MLKNEQISKARKEKQSIKCVVWDLDNTLWDGILLEDSNVTLRENALRTLQTLDERGILLSIASRNDHDTAVAKLGELGIQDYFLYPEINWNAKSSSIENIARNLNIGLDTFAFIDDQPFEREEVNHALPQVLCIDAVDVGAIVDMPMMKPRFITPESRLRRQMYQGDIRRNEAEHSFTGPSESFLAQLGMVFKIKRAREEDLQRAEELTIRTHQLNTTGYTYSYDELDALRQSDDHLLLVASLDDKYGTYGTIGLALVDKGAAFWTVKLLLMSCRVMSRGVGTIMMTYVMEQAKAAGARLRAEFVPNGRNRMMYVTYKFGGFVEAHQDEDLIIFENDLSQIQPFPEYIDIHVP, via the coding sequence ATGTTGAAAAACGAACAAATTTCGAAAGCGCGGAAGGAAAAACAGTCCATCAAATGCGTGGTATGGGATTTGGATAACACGCTTTGGGATGGGATATTGCTGGAAGACAGCAATGTCACTTTACGAGAAAACGCCCTGCGAACACTGCAAACGCTGGATGAAAGAGGTATCTTGCTTTCGATAGCCAGCCGCAACGATCATGACACAGCCGTGGCGAAATTGGGTGAATTGGGTATTCAAGACTATTTCCTATACCCAGAAATCAACTGGAATGCTAAATCCAGCTCCATTGAAAACATCGCCCGGAACCTAAACATAGGTTTAGACACATTTGCCTTTATTGATGATCAACCGTTCGAACGAGAAGAAGTCAACCACGCGTTGCCGCAGGTCTTGTGCATTGATGCCGTTGATGTGGGCGCTATTGTGGACATGCCTATGATGAAGCCCCGTTTTATAACGCCTGAGTCGAGGTTGCGTCGCCAGATGTACCAGGGCGACATTAGACGGAATGAAGCGGAACATTCCTTCACAGGCCCCAGCGAATCCTTCCTTGCCCAATTAGGAATGGTTTTCAAGATAAAACGGGCGCGCGAAGAAGATTTACAGCGGGCTGAAGAACTGACCATACGTACCCATCAGTTGAACACCACAGGCTACACTTACTCCTATGATGAATTGGATGCGCTGCGCCAGAGTGATGATCACCTTCTCCTCGTTGCCAGTCTGGACGACAAGTATGGAACCTATGGCACAATCGGCCTGGCTCTGGTGGATAAAGGAGCCGCGTTCTGGACTGTAAAACTCTTGTTGATGTCGTGCCGCGTCATGTCTCGTGGCGTCGGCACGATTATGATGACCTATGTCATGGAACAGGCAAAAGCCGCAGGCGCCCGGCTGCGGGCGGAGTTTGTTCCCAATGGTCGTAATCGGATGATGTATGTAACGTACAAGTTTGGCGGCTTTGTAGAAGCGCATCAGGATGAAGATCTGATCATTTTTGAGAATGACTTGTCGCAAATTCAACCGTTCCCGGAGTACATTGACATCCATGTCCCGTAA
- a CDS encoding acyl-CoA dehydrogenase family protein — MRLALTEQQQASKAAFRAFVDQEVFPYAAEFDRQEMLPQEMIQKLAQKKYLGAIIPDEMGGMGTDLITFGVLNEELGRGCSSVRSLLTVHSMLSYAILRWGTAAQKESWLPKLATGEKIGAFALSEPNVGSDAKSIETTAVPKGESYLLNGCKKWITFAQIADLFVVFAQCEGKPTAFLVERDTPGLSITPIRGLLGTRASMLAELRFEQCEVPKTNLIGGKGFGFLTVALSALDIGRYSVATGSVGIGQACLEASQAYSQTRQQFGTQLKNHQLIRQMMTNMITHVQAARLLCYQAGYQKEIEDKDATTSILIAKYFASTMAVQAASDAVQIHGANGCSADYPVQRYLRDAKVMEIIEGSTQIQQIMIAKNAYG, encoded by the coding sequence ATGAGACTGGCATTAACAGAACAACAACAAGCTAGCAAGGCTGCTTTTCGAGCGTTCGTTGATCAGGAAGTTTTCCCCTACGCCGCGGAATTTGACCGCCAGGAAATGCTTCCTCAAGAGATGATCCAAAAACTGGCGCAAAAGAAATATCTGGGCGCGATTATTCCTGACGAAATGGGAGGGATGGGCACCGACCTGATCACATTCGGCGTGCTAAACGAAGAGTTAGGACGAGGCTGTTCTTCCGTGCGCAGTCTGCTGACTGTACACAGTATGCTCTCGTACGCTATTCTGCGATGGGGGACCGCCGCGCAAAAAGAAAGCTGGTTGCCCAAACTCGCTACAGGCGAAAAGATTGGCGCCTTTGCGCTCAGCGAACCCAACGTCGGAAGCGACGCCAAAAGCATTGAAACGACGGCCGTGCCTAAAGGGGAGTCTTATCTTCTGAACGGATGCAAGAAGTGGATTACATTTGCGCAAATAGCCGATCTATTCGTGGTTTTTGCCCAATGTGAGGGCAAGCCCACCGCTTTCCTCGTAGAACGGGATACCCCAGGTTTGTCCATTACGCCCATTCGCGGACTGTTAGGCACACGGGCGTCTATGTTAGCCGAACTGCGCTTTGAGCAGTGTGAAGTCCCGAAGACAAACCTGATTGGCGGCAAGGGATTCGGCTTCTTGACAGTTGCTCTCTCGGCTCTGGATATCGGGCGCTACAGCGTGGCGACAGGCTCAGTTGGAATTGGGCAGGCATGCCTTGAAGCATCTCAGGCATATAGCCAGACGCGGCAGCAATTTGGCACGCAACTCAAGAATCACCAGCTAATTCGCCAGATGATGACAAACATGATCACCCATGTTCAGGCGGCAAGATTGCTATGTTACCAGGCTGGCTATCAAAAAGAGATCGAAGACAAAGACGCGACGACCAGCATTCTGATTGCAAAGTATTTTGCTTCGACAATGGCGGTACAGGCCGCCAGCGATGCTGTCCAGATTCATGGAGCAAACGGGTGCAGCGCGGACTATCCGGTGCAGCGGTATCTGAGAGATGCAAAAGTCATGGAAATCATCGAAGGCAGCACACAAATCCAACAAATCATGATTGCTAAGAATGCTTATGGCTAA
- a CDS encoding acyl carrier protein — MEVQSEVKKFLSRHFKNHDLKNDEDIFALGFVNSLFAMQLVVFIEQQFAITVENEDLELDNFRTINALTSFVERKLAVKPM; from the coding sequence ATGGAAGTTCAATCTGAAGTAAAAAAATTTCTCTCCCGGCATTTCAAAAACCACGACCTGAAAAATGACGAGGACATCTTTGCTCTTGGTTTTGTGAATTCGCTATTTGCCATGCAGTTAGTCGTCTTCATAGAGCAACAGTTTGCCATCACTGTTGAAAATGAAGATTTGGAACTCGACAATTTTCGTACCATCAATGCGCTAACCAGCTTCGTGGAACGAAAGCTGGCCGTCAAGCCCATGTAA
- a CDS encoding 3-hydroxyacyl-CoA dehydrogenase family protein — translation MEHVGVIGAGVMGVGVAQNLADTGHFVTLIDNSATALENARVQLRNNFRMARLLRQSVSQASLDELLERITLTTEYDLLANADFVVENIIEKPEAKQPVYVKLDSVCPDRCVFAANTSCISITRIGSWTNRPDRIIGMHFMNPVPMKDVAEVIRGYHTSEETVATAKAFLAGMNKTCVVVNDMPGFVSNRVLMLTVNEAAYVVQDQVASAADVDEIFRSCFGHKMGPLETADLIGLDTILYSIEVLYESYNDSKYRPCPLLKKMVDAGLYGRKNGKGFYTY, via the coding sequence ATTGAACATGTAGGCGTAATTGGCGCCGGCGTGATGGGCGTCGGCGTTGCCCAAAACCTGGCGGACACAGGTCACTTCGTCACGCTCATTGACAATTCCGCGACTGCCCTGGAAAACGCAAGAGTCCAGCTTCGCAACAACTTTCGCATGGCCCGTCTGCTGCGGCAATCAGTCAGCCAGGCTTCTCTTGATGAACTCCTGGAACGCATCACCTTGACAACTGAATACGATCTGCTTGCAAATGCCGATTTTGTTGTCGAAAACATCATTGAGAAACCAGAAGCCAAGCAACCTGTTTATGTAAAACTTGATTCCGTATGCCCAGATCGGTGCGTTTTCGCCGCGAATACATCCTGCATTTCCATTACCCGTATCGGTTCCTGGACCAACCGCCCTGACCGCATCATTGGAATGCACTTCATGAATCCGGTCCCCATGAAGGATGTCGCTGAAGTTATTCGTGGCTATCACACATCTGAAGAAACAGTAGCCACCGCCAAAGCGTTTCTGGCCGGCATGAACAAAACGTGTGTAGTCGTGAACGACATGCCCGGATTCGTGTCAAACAGGGTCTTGATGTTAACCGTGAATGAAGCTGCCTATGTCGTCCAGGATCAGGTTGCCAGCGCCGCGGATGTAGACGAGATATTCCGCAGTTGCTTTGGGCATAAGATGGGGCCACTGGAAACAGCGGATCTCATTGGTCTGGATACCATCCTGTACTCCATCGAAGTACTATACGAAAGCTACAACGATAGCAAGTATCGCCCTTGCCCGTTGCTGAAAAAGATGGTAGATGCCGGCCTATATGGGCGCAAGAATGGAAAAGGTTTCTACACCTATTGA